The following are encoded in a window of Fretibacter rubidus genomic DNA:
- a CDS encoding DUF2948 family protein, with protein sequence MPLGLKLKAESADDLTVISSVLQDAIIRIGEISYDRKGRSLTLRLTRFRHENGDGQERVLCGLRVDGILSVASRGIERDNKEALAVLLSVGFVPSENVTLAPSGKLHLVFAGNGEIVCDVEAIDLILADTAPPRRTKSVPLHPDD encoded by the coding sequence GTGCCATTAGGGCTGAAATTAAAAGCGGAAAGCGCTGATGACCTGACCGTAATCAGTAGCGTCTTACAAGATGCGATTATTCGTATCGGTGAAATCAGCTATGACCGCAAAGGGCGTTCGCTCACCTTGCGCTTGACCCGCTTTCGCCACGAAAATGGTGACGGGCAAGAACGTGTGCTTTGCGGCCTTAGAGTTGACGGTATTCTGTCAGTCGCCTCGCGCGGTATTGAACGCGATAATAAAGAGGCGCTGGCAGTCTTGCTATCCGTTGGGTTTGTGCCGTCTGAAAATGTTACTTTGGCCCCTTCCGGAAAACTACATCTCGTTTTTGCGGGTAATGGTGAGATTGTTTGTGATGTCGAGGCGATTGATTTGATACTCGCTGATACAGCCCCGCCGCGCAGGACCAAATCTGTGCCGCTTCACCCCGATGATTAG
- the murA gene encoding UDP-N-acetylglucosamine 1-carboxyvinyltransferase, which produces MDKIVIEGGHQLEGDIQVSGAKNSAIKLMAVCLLTDELVTLTNMPRLRDTRSMAGLLEHMGVKVDAGEGSTMTLHAKSLTSTTAPYDLVRKMRASFNVLGPTLAREGAAKVSLPGGCAIGARPVDLHLKALEALGADIVLDEGYVIATAKNGLTGGEITFPFISVGATEHAVLAAVLAKGTTVLSNVAREPEIVDLANCLNAMGAKIEGAGRSEMTITGVSKLSGVEHAVVPDRIEAGTYALAAATAGGKVRLRGIRHDHLGSLWPLIAQAGAHVSMDENTVTIERDGGLIKPVDLDTQAYPGFPTDLQAQFMALMCLADGVSIIRENIFENRFMHCPELTRMGADITVTGREAIVRGVKALRGAQVMATDLRASASLIAAGLAAKGQTHVGRVYHLDRGFEHIEVKLGQCGAKISRVPE; this is translated from the coding sequence ATGGATAAGATAGTCATAGAAGGCGGCCATCAGCTAGAAGGCGATATACAGGTCAGCGGCGCAAAAAATTCAGCAATCAAATTAATGGCGGTCTGCCTGCTGACCGATGAGCTTGTTACTCTAACCAATATGCCGCGACTGCGTGATACGCGCTCTATGGCGGGGCTATTGGAGCATATGGGTGTAAAGGTTGACGCAGGCGAGGGCTCAACCATGACGCTTCATGCGAAATCCCTGACATCGACGACTGCGCCTTATGATCTGGTACGTAAAATGCGCGCGAGCTTTAATGTGCTGGGCCCGACGCTGGCTCGTGAGGGGGCGGCAAAAGTGTCCCTACCTGGCGGCTGTGCAATTGGTGCGCGTCCTGTAGATTTACACTTAAAAGCGCTGGAAGCGCTCGGCGCAGATATTGTGCTAGACGAGGGCTACGTCATCGCGACGGCGAAAAACGGCCTCACAGGGGGAGAGATTACTTTTCCATTTATCAGTGTTGGGGCAACGGAACACGCTGTCTTAGCGGCCGTTCTTGCTAAGGGCACAACAGTGCTGAGCAATGTTGCACGCGAACCTGAAATCGTTGATCTCGCCAATTGCTTAAACGCGATGGGGGCGAAAATTGAAGGTGCCGGACGGTCTGAGATGACAATCACAGGCGTCTCGAAATTATCCGGTGTCGAGCACGCTGTTGTGCCAGACCGCATAGAGGCAGGCACCTATGCGCTAGCCGCTGCCACGGCAGGGGGTAAAGTGCGACTGAGAGGTATCAGGCATGATCACCTTGGCTCGCTCTGGCCGCTCATTGCGCAGGCGGGTGCCCATGTTAGCATGGACGAAAACACGGTTACGATTGAACGTGACGGCGGCTTGATTAAGCCCGTCGATTTAGACACGCAAGCCTATCCGGGGTTTCCGACCGATTTACAGGCGCAGTTTATGGCGCTGATGTGTCTCGCTGACGGTGTGTCTATTATACGCGAAAATATTTTCGAGAACCGTTTCATGCATTGTCCTGAACTGACCCGTATGGGCGCAGATATTACCGTGACTGGGCGCGAAGCGATTGTGCGCGGCGTGAAAGCTTTGCGCGGGGCACAAGTCATGGCGACAGATTTGCGCGCCTCCGCGTCTTTAATTGCGGCGGGACTGGCGGCGAAAGGACAAACGCATGTTGGTCGCGTTTATCACCTTGACCGCGGCTTTGAACACATCGAAGTTAAACTTGGACAATGCGGGGCGAAAATCTCCCGCGTTCCAGAATAA
- the queE gene encoding 7-carboxy-7-deazaguanine synthase, translating to MVYSVKEIYLTIQGEGGQTGLPAIFLRFAGCNLWSGLERDRADAVCNFCDTDFVGVDGPGGGKFKTPQDLVAALENHWPAGQPNKWIVATGGEPLLQLDAPLIDALHAAGFKIAVESNGTVIAPDGIDWLCISPKAGAEVVQISGHELKLVYPQIENTPDDFAHMDFARFSLQPRDDSLFRPEQNATNVKACVEYCLTHPQWCLSIQTHKMIGID from the coding sequence GTGGTTTATAGCGTCAAAGAGATTTACCTGACCATTCAGGGCGAAGGCGGCCAGACGGGCCTGCCCGCAATTTTCCTGCGTTTTGCAGGCTGTAACCTTTGGTCAGGCCTTGAACGAGACCGCGCCGATGCCGTGTGTAATTTTTGCGACACTGATTTTGTTGGCGTTGACGGCCCGGGCGGCGGTAAATTTAAAACACCGCAAGACCTCGTTGCTGCCTTAGAAAACCACTGGCCAGCAGGACAGCCCAATAAATGGATTGTCGCCACAGGCGGAGAGCCGCTGCTGCAACTCGACGCGCCTTTAATTGATGCCCTCCATGCGGCAGGATTTAAAATCGCGGTAGAAAGTAACGGCACAGTCATCGCGCCAGACGGTATTGATTGGCTCTGTATTTCGCCCAAAGCGGGCGCAGAGGTCGTGCAGATATCAGGCCATGAGTTAAAGCTGGTCTATCCGCAGATTGAAAATACACCCGATGATTTCGCTCATATGGATTTCGCGCGTTTCTCTCTGCAACCCCGTGATGATAGCTTGTTTCGTCCAGAACAAAACGCGACTAATGTAAAAGCCTGTGTTGAATATTGCCTCACCCATCCGCAGTGGTGTCTGTCTATTCAAACGCATAAGATGATCGGCATTGATTAG
- the queC gene encoding 7-cyano-7-deazaguanine synthase QueC produces MSDAAIDRPKKALIMFSGGQDSATCLAWALERYAHVETVGFDYDQRHSVEMQCRDTVLSRFKTDFPKWSNKLGEDHLVDLSALGQISETSLTRDVEIEINETGLPSTFVPGRNLIFLNFAAAIGYRRGAHTLIGGMCEADFSGYPDCRKDTLDAQMRAISLGMDVPFTLETPLMHLSKAGAWAVAHVLGGDALVELILEDTHTCYKGVRDGRFDWGYGCGTCPACDLRAKGWADYSRGL; encoded by the coding sequence ATGAGTGATGCAGCGATAGATAGACCCAAAAAAGCCCTAATCATGTTCTCTGGCGGGCAAGATAGCGCCACATGCCTAGCTTGGGCGCTTGAGCGATATGCCCATGTGGAGACGGTTGGGTTTGATTATGACCAGCGCCACAGTGTCGAGATGCAGTGCCGCGACACTGTGCTGTCCCGATTTAAAACGGATTTTCCAAAATGGTCAAACAAGCTCGGCGAAGATCATTTGGTTGATTTATCGGCGCTGGGCCAAATATCGGAAACGTCTCTGACGCGGGATGTAGAGATTGAGATTAATGAGACAGGCTTGCCCTCTACATTTGTGCCGGGGCGGAATTTAATATTTCTAAATTTCGCGGCGGCCATTGGCTACCGTCGCGGCGCACACACGCTCATCGGCGGTATGTGCGAAGCTGATTTTTCTGGCTATCCCGATTGCCGCAAAGACACATTAGACGCGCAAATGCGCGCTATATCGCTGGGTATGGATGTGCCGTTTACTCTGGAAACACCGCTGATGCATTTGTCCAAAGCAGGCGCTTGGGCCGTGGCGCATGTTTTGGGTGGTGACGCCTTGGTCGAGCTTATCTTGGAAGACACTCACACGTGTTACAAGGGCGTGCGCGACGGGCGTTTTGACTGGGGCTATGGTTGCGGGACATGTCCAGCGTGTGACCTGCGTGCCAAAGGCTGGGCGGATTATTCCCGTGGTTTATAG
- the recQ gene encoding DNA helicase RecQ: MSQNNDDDHPILTTYLHGLTLVLEGLRVHESTMQSPDSILQSVFGFGSFRPGQGPIIDHLMRGENLLAVMPTGAGKSLCYQVPALLLDGLTVVVSPLVALMDNQVAGLRANGVDVACIHSGQGREVNVSEWRRVAAGQVKLLYLSPERLMTPRMMSAMKAVGVSMFVVDEAHCVSKWGPAFRPEYAQLSDLKTHFPDARIAAFTATADAATRDDIADALFAGRGRVIVHGFDRPNLSLTVTPKIDRKKQLLAFMDGVRGQAGIVYCLSRKNTEEYAAHLRAAGHKALPYHAGLDAGLRFDTQERFMAEEGVVIVATIAFGMGIDKPDIRFVFHLNLPGSMEAYYQEIGRAGRDGAPALTHMLYGLDDVRMRRQFISEENSEPAHQIREMKRLDALLTYCEASTCRRQVMLSYFGEDSPACKNCDICEDPPEMIDATEPLRFILDTIIETGERFGQAHIIAVARGADTERVRQFGHDKLPSYGKAKAIGAPYLQGLIRQALASGHIDMDIARYGALGVKDKGRAVVEGTATFECKSIRTNTRATRKDRDRTKLARESGLSDRDATLLARLKSCRAALARELGKPAYIVFSDATLIDMAGKRPTSRAQMLEVSGVGEVKYDRFGAAFLEVLADVN; encoded by the coding sequence GTGTCACAAAATAATGACGATGACCACCCAATCTTAACCACATATTTGCATGGCTTAACCCTTGTTTTAGAGGGGCTTCGCGTCCACGAAAGCACTATGCAAAGCCCTGATTCTATATTGCAGTCCGTTTTCGGCTTTGGCAGCTTTCGCCCCGGTCAAGGTCCGATTATCGATCATTTGATGCGCGGTGAGAACCTGCTGGCGGTTATGCCAACGGGCGCGGGCAAATCGCTGTGTTACCAAGTGCCGGCATTACTTCTGGACGGTTTAACTGTAGTGGTCTCACCCCTGGTGGCTTTGATGGATAATCAGGTAGCGGGGCTGCGCGCTAATGGCGTGGATGTGGCCTGTATTCATTCTGGCCAAGGCCGGGAGGTGAATGTGTCGGAATGGCGGCGCGTGGCAGCGGGACAAGTGAAACTGCTTTATCTTTCACCTGAACGCCTGATGACGCCGCGTATGATGTCCGCCATGAAAGCGGTTGGTGTGTCGATGTTTGTGGTGGACGAGGCGCATTGCGTGTCAAAATGGGGGCCAGCCTTTCGCCCAGAATATGCACAATTATCAGATTTAAAGACCCATTTTCCTGATGCACGGATTGCGGCCTTTACCGCAACAGCTGATGCCGCCACACGCGACGACATCGCGGATGCTTTATTTGCGGGACGGGGACGGGTCATTGTCCACGGATTTGATAGACCGAATTTATCGCTAACCGTCACACCAAAAATTGACCGGAAGAAACAACTCCTTGCGTTTATGGACGGCGTGCGCGGGCAGGCGGGCATTGTCTATTGCCTCTCGCGTAAAAACACAGAGGAATATGCCGCACATTTGCGCGCCGCGGGGCATAAGGCTTTGCCCTATCACGCAGGCCTTGATGCGGGGCTGCGGTTTGATACGCAAGAACGCTTTATGGCCGAAGAGGGCGTCGTGATTGTGGCAACAATCGCTTTTGGGATGGGGATTGATAAGCCTGATATACGGTTTGTCTTTCACCTAAACTTGCCTGGGTCTATGGAGGCCTATTACCAAGAAATTGGCCGCGCCGGGCGTGACGGCGCGCCCGCGCTCACACATATGCTTTACGGTCTTGATGATGTGCGGATGCGAAGGCAGTTTATTTCCGAGGAAAATTCTGAACCCGCCCATCAAATTCGTGAAATGAAACGCCTCGATGCTCTACTGACGTATTGTGAGGCCTCGACCTGTCGCCGCCAAGTTATGCTGAGTTATTTCGGCGAAGACAGTCCCGCGTGTAAAAATTGCGATATTTGTGAAGATCCGCCCGAGATGATTGATGCAACAGAACCGCTGCGGTTTATCTTGGATACAATTATTGAGACGGGCGAGCGGTTCGGCCAAGCGCATATCATTGCGGTCGCGCGCGGCGCAGATACAGAACGCGTGCGCCAGTTTGGTCACGATAAATTACCCAGCTATGGTAAAGCCAAAGCGATTGGCGCCCCTTATTTACAAGGTTTGATCCGGCAAGCTCTGGCCAGCGGGCATATTGATATGGATATTGCGCGTTACGGCGCGTTGGGCGTTAAAGACAAAGGCCGCGCCGTGGTCGAAGGTACAGCAACATTTGAATGTAAATCCATTCGCACCAACACACGCGCGACTCGCAAAGACCGTGACCGCACAAAACTGGCGCGTGAAAGTGGCCTATCAGATCGTGACGCCACCTTGCTCGCCAGGCTAAAATCCTGCCGTGCGGCACTGGCCCGCGAACTCGGCAAACCTGCCTATATTGTATTTTCTGACGCGACCCTGATTGATATGGCAGGCAAACGGCCTACAAGCCGTGCCCAAATGCTAGAAGTCTCAGGAGTCGGCGAGGTCAAATATGACCGCTTTGGCGCAGCGTTTTTAGAGGTTCTCGCGGATGTTAATTAA
- a CDS encoding ABC transporter transmembrane domain-containing protein translates to MVDNADISGRSSGAAFSEAVEKDKAHRAKSRSLKPLRALWPFVTRYPGWLIGFLIFLILSAGAGLILPGILKLIVDCGFGGDAISNSTFCTRASTFGDGDLMGYFGIAVIFAVFYAAFGALRFFFITTLGQRVIADIRRAVYSKLLTLSPAFFERVRTGEVLSRLTTDTTLIETVITGSISFALRSIATIIGALFLMFVLSWKLSLMVLAIGPLIIVPAIIVGKRIRSLSRLSQDRLAEASGRGSEALTAVQTVQAFTREAMEDDNFSTAIEQSFAAQKSRITVQSLLTAMIFSISMISIFGILLYGASSVSKGTITGGDIAAFTGYAILVVSSSGALTETWTNLLRAAGASERLVEILETESEIKAPEDNAVMLKSVRGEIGFKDVNFAYPTRPDDVILKDITLTVAPGETVALVGPSGAGKSTIFQLLLRFYDVKQGRVTLDGKTITAFDPTDLRRTFAIVQQNTPLFSGSAMDNIRYGRDGASDAEVIEAAKAAYAHEFIMALPKGYETDLGERATTLSGGQRQRLAIARAILRDAPVLLLDEATSALDAESERAVQMAFEAMSKDRTTIVIAHRLATVKKADRIIVFDEGRMVGEGTHDSLIKDDGLYARLAALQFDKG, encoded by the coding sequence ATGGTTGATAATGCAGACATTTCTGGACGCTCTTCGGGGGCCGCGTTTAGCGAGGCCGTGGAGAAAGACAAAGCGCACCGCGCCAAATCCCGTTCATTAAAGCCGCTACGGGCACTTTGGCCTTTTGTGACCCGCTATCCGGGCTGGCTTATCGGGTTTTTGATATTCTTAATCTTGTCCGCAGGGGCTGGGCTTATCCTGCCTGGAATATTAAAGCTGATTGTAGATTGCGGCTTTGGCGGCGATGCGATTTCAAACAGCACCTTTTGCACACGGGCGTCAACCTTTGGCGACGGCGACCTGATGGGATATTTTGGCATCGCCGTTATTTTTGCGGTCTTTTATGCCGCCTTTGGTGCGTTACGGTTTTTCTTTATCACAACATTAGGGCAGCGCGTTATCGCCGATATTCGACGCGCGGTGTATTCCAAGCTGCTGACGCTTAGCCCCGCATTTTTTGAACGCGTGCGCACGGGCGAAGTGCTTTCGCGCCTAACGACTGACACAACATTAATCGAAACGGTGATCACAGGGTCTATATCGTTTGCGCTCCGGTCTATCGCGACAATCATCGGTGCGCTGTTTTTAATGTTTGTGCTAAGTTGGAAATTATCCTTGATGGTTCTGGCTATAGGCCCGCTGATTATCGTACCTGCTATCATTGTTGGCAAACGCATTCGCAGTCTCTCGCGCTTGTCCCAAGACCGACTTGCTGAAGCTTCTGGTCGGGGGTCAGAAGCCCTAACGGCGGTGCAGACTGTGCAAGCCTTTACCCGTGAAGCCATGGAAGATGACAATTTTTCTACCGCGATTGAGCAGAGCTTTGCAGCGCAGAAATCCCGTATCACCGTGCAGTCGTTGTTAACGGCGATGATATTTTCAATCTCTATGATTTCGATATTCGGAATACTCCTTTACGGAGCGTCGTCTGTGTCTAAGGGTACAATTACGGGCGGAGATATTGCGGCCTTTACGGGCTACGCCATTTTAGTCGTCTCTAGTTCTGGCGCGCTGACAGAGACATGGACAAACCTGCTGCGCGCAGCAGGGGCGTCAGAGCGTTTGGTCGAAATCTTAGAGACCGAGTCAGAGATAAAAGCACCCGAGGACAATGCCGTGATGCTAAAATCCGTACGCGGTGAAATCGGCTTTAAAGATGTCAACTTTGCTTACCCAACGCGCCCTGATGACGTTATTTTAAAAGACATCACCCTTACCGTCGCCCCTGGCGAAACGGTTGCGCTTGTCGGGCCTTCGGGAGCCGGCAAATCGACCATCTTTCAGCTTTTGCTGCGGTTTTATGATGTTAAACAGGGGCGGGTCACACTGGACGGAAAAACTATCACCGCCTTTGACCCAACAGATTTGCGCAGAACATTTGCGATTGTACAGCAAAACACGCCGCTATTTTCTGGATCTGCCATGGATAACATTCGTTATGGCCGCGACGGGGCAAGCGACGCAGAGGTCATAGAAGCCGCCAAAGCCGCCTATGCACATGAGTTTATAATGGCGCTGCCCAAAGGGTATGAAACGGATCTCGGCGAGCGTGCTACGACCCTATCGGGTGGGCAACGACAACGGCTCGCGATTGCCCGTGCGATACTCCGTGATGCGCCTGTTCTGTTGCTGGATGAGGCGACAAGTGCGCTGGACGCTGAAAGTGAACGTGCCGTGCAAATGGCGTTTGAGGCCATGTCCAAAGACCGCACAACCATTGTCATTGCACACCGTTTGGCCACGGTGAAAAAGGCCGACCGCATTATTGTGTTTGATGAAGGTCGCATGGTCGGCGAGGGCACGCATGATAGTCTGATTAAGGATGACGGGCTTTATGCGCGTTTAGCGGCGCTGCAATTTGATAAGGGCTAG
- the gatB gene encoding Asp-tRNA(Asn)/Glu-tRNA(Gln) amidotransferase subunit GatB codes for MFTAERVADKKDWLQGETGDWEIIIGLEVHAQVASNSKLFSGSATDFGSEPNTQVSLVDAGMPGMLPVVNEFCVEQAVRTGLGLNAQINLFSRFDRKNYFYVDLPQGYQISQFEHPIVGEGEILIEPENGEAVNVGIERLHLEQDAGKSIHDLSPDETYVDLNRCGVALMEIVSKPDMRSADEASAYVDKLRGIVRALGTCDGDMEKGNLRADVNVSVRKPGGELGTRCEIKNVNSLRFIRQAIMYEARRHIEIIEGGGSIDQETRLFDSVKGETRPMRSKEDAHDYRYFPDPDLLPLQLTQDFVDGVKATLPELPDARKARFMADYGIPAYDAAVLTTDKANGDFYELVAKGRDGKIAANWVMGELFGALNKADLDLADSPVSAQALGGLLDRISDDTISGKIAKDVFEKMFAGEGDADTIIERDGLKQVTDMGAIEAMVQTVIDANPDQAAKVADNPKLIGFFVGQVMKKSQGKANPQAVNQILKIKLGL; via the coding sequence ATGTTCACAGCAGAACGCGTAGCAGATAAAAAAGATTGGCTCCAAGGCGAGACAGGCGATTGGGAAATTATTATTGGGCTGGAGGTTCACGCCCAAGTCGCGAGTAATTCCAAGCTGTTTTCTGGTTCGGCCACGGATTTTGGCTCAGAGCCTAACACGCAGGTCTCGCTCGTTGATGCGGGTATGCCTGGTATGTTGCCTGTCGTGAATGAGTTTTGCGTGGAACAAGCGGTGCGCACCGGGCTTGGCCTGAACGCGCAAATTAATTTGTTCTCGCGCTTTGACCGTAAAAACTACTTCTATGTCGACCTGCCGCAAGGTTATCAAATCAGCCAGTTCGAGCACCCCATTGTGGGCGAAGGCGAAATCCTGATTGAGCCCGAAAACGGCGAAGCTGTGAACGTCGGAATTGAGCGTCTGCATCTAGAACAAGATGCGGGCAAATCGATTCACGATTTGTCCCCTGATGAGACTTATGTTGACCTCAACCGTTGCGGTGTCGCGTTAATGGAGATTGTCTCTAAACCGGACATGCGCAGCGCGGATGAGGCATCAGCCTATGTCGATAAACTGCGCGGCATTGTGCGTGCACTTGGGACGTGTGACGGTGACATGGAGAAGGGTAATCTGCGCGCCGATGTGAACGTGTCTGTTCGTAAACCCGGCGGAGAGCTCGGAACGCGTTGCGAGATTAAAAACGTCAATTCGCTTCGGTTTATTCGTCAAGCTATCATGTATGAAGCGCGCCGCCATATTGAGATTATTGAGGGCGGCGGAAGTATTGACCAAGAAACACGCTTGTTCGATAGTGTGAAAGGCGAAACGCGCCCGATGCGGTCAAAGGAAGACGCGCATGATTACCGCTATTTTCCCGACCCTGACTTGCTGCCATTGCAGCTAACCCAAGACTTTGTGGACGGCGTCAAGGCGACATTGCCGGAACTGCCCGATGCCCGCAAAGCGCGGTTCATGGCGGATTACGGCATCCCAGCTTACGATGCGGCGGTGCTGACCACGGATAAAGCCAATGGTGATTTTTACGAATTAGTGGCCAAAGGCCGCGACGGTAAAATAGCCGCCAACTGGGTGATGGGCGAGCTTTTCGGTGCGCTGAATAAGGCCGACCTTGATTTGGCCGACAGTCCTGTTTCCGCGCAGGCGTTGGGTGGCCTGCTTGACCGTATTTCAGATGACACAATCTCTGGCAAAATCGCCAAAGACGTGTTTGAGAAAATGTTTGCGGGCGAAGGCGACGCCGATACAATCATTGAGCGTGACGGCCTGAAACAGGTCACCGATATGGGCGCGATTGAGGCGATGGTGCAAACCGTTATCGACGCGAACCCTGATCAAGCAGCCAAGGTCGCGGATAACCCGAAACTTATTGGGTTCTTTGTGGGTCAAGTAATGAAGAAATCCCAAGGCAAAGCCAACCCGCAAGCGGTGAACCAAATCCTTAAAATCAAGCTCGGCTTATAA
- the gatA gene encoding Asp-tRNA(Asn)/Glu-tRNA(Gln) amidotransferase subunit GatA produces MRDLTKMTLSSALDGMAKGEFSSVELTDAHIEACTAGKKLNAFITDTHDLAREQAKASDARRAKGEVGKLEGAPLGIKDLFCTDGVKTCAGSKILGDFTPPYESSVTANMKADGMVMLGKLNLDEFAMGSSNETSAYGPVINPWKVGGRKGEDLVPGGSSGGSAAAVAADMCLGATATDTGGSIRQPASFTGTVGIKPTYGRCSRWGTVAFASSLDQAGPIAKTVKDSAILLESMAGYDPKDSTSLDLPVPDWTASCERSVKGMRIGIPKEYTIDGMPPEIQSLWDQGIAWMKDAGAEIVPVSLPHTKYALPAYYIVAPAEASSNLARYDGMRYGLRVEGDDLNDTYDKTRAAGFGAEVQRRIMIGTYVLSAGYYDAYYLQAQKVRTRIAEDFKTAWESCDALLTPTCPSAPFAVGRKVTDPIQMYLNDIFTVTANLAGLPGISVPAALDKDGLPLGLQIIGKALDEDTVFAAASALEKAAGFTAKPEKWWS; encoded by the coding sequence ATGCGTGACCTCACAAAAATGACATTATCATCCGCGCTGGACGGCATGGCCAAAGGCGAGTTTAGCTCTGTGGAATTAACTGACGCCCATATTGAGGCCTGTACAGCGGGTAAAAAGCTGAACGCCTTTATCACGGATACGCACGACCTTGCGAGAGAACAAGCCAAGGCCTCTGATGCGCGTCGCGCGAAGGGAGAGGTCGGCAAGCTCGAAGGCGCACCGCTGGGTATTAAGGATTTGTTCTGCACGGACGGCGTCAAAACCTGCGCGGGATCTAAAATCCTCGGTGACTTCACGCCTCCCTATGAAAGCTCCGTCACAGCCAATATGAAGGCTGACGGCATGGTGATGTTGGGTAAGCTTAATCTGGATGAATTTGCCATGGGTAGCTCGAATGAGACGTCTGCCTACGGCCCTGTGATTAATCCTTGGAAAGTCGGGGGTCGCAAAGGCGAGGATTTGGTGCCTGGCGGCTCTTCTGGCGGCTCTGCTGCGGCGGTGGCGGCGGACATGTGCCTTGGCGCTACGGCGACGGATACAGGCGGCTCTATTCGCCAACCTGCATCTTTTACCGGGACTGTGGGCATTAAACCGACCTATGGCCGCTGCTCACGCTGGGGCACTGTGGCATTCGCGTCCTCGCTCGACCAAGCGGGCCCAATTGCCAAGACAGTAAAAGACAGCGCGATATTACTCGAATCTATGGCGGGCTATGACCCAAAGGACAGCACGTCGCTGGATCTACCCGTCCCCGATTGGACGGCGTCCTGTGAGCGCTCTGTCAAAGGCATGCGCATTGGCATCCCCAAAGAATATACCATCGACGGCATGCCGCCTGAAATTCAATCGCTCTGGGATCAAGGCATTGCGTGGATGAAAGACGCAGGCGCAGAAATTGTTCCCGTGTCGCTGCCGCATACGAAATATGCGCTGCCCGCTTATTACATCGTAGCGCCGGCCGAGGCGTCCTCGAATTTGGCGCGGTATGACGGTATGCGTTACGGCCTGCGCGTCGAAGGTGACGACCTGAACGATACCTATGATAAGACCCGCGCCGCAGGTTTTGGGGCGGAAGTACAGCGCCGCATTATGATCGGGACTTATGTGCTGTCTGCGGGCTATTACGATGCTTATTATCTGCAAGCCCAAAAAGTGCGGACGCGGATTGCAGAGGATTTTAAAACCGCTTGGGAGAGTTGCGACGCGCTACTGACCCCAACATGCCCAAGCGCCCCTTTCGCTGTGGGCCGCAAGGTGACGGATCCCATTCAAATGTATCTCAACGACATTTTCACTGTGACAGCAAATCTCGCTGGGCTGCCGGGGATTTCTGTGCCGGCGGCGCTCGATAAAGACGGCTTGCCACTTGGCTTGCAAATTATCGGCAAGGCATTGGATGAGGATACCGTGTTTGCTGCGGCAAGCGCGCTGGAAAAAGCGGCAGGGTTCACGGCCAAGCCAGAAAAGTGGTGGAGCTAG
- the gatC gene encoding Asp-tRNA(Asn)/Glu-tRNA(Gln) amidotransferase subunit GatC — MSDTVSAKDVKKIARLSRLHVDESRLQPLADELNGILGWIEQLQEVDVEGVAPMTSAVAMPAPMRKDVVSDGGKRDDVLANAPKSEDGFFVVPRSVE, encoded by the coding sequence ATGTCCGACACGGTCAGTGCCAAAGATGTCAAGAAAATCGCGCGGTTGTCGCGCCTGCATGTGGATGAGAGCCGCCTGCAACCGCTGGCTGATGAACTTAACGGGATTTTGGGCTGGATTGAGCAGTTGCAAGAAGTGGACGTAGAGGGCGTGGCCCCAATGACGTCGGCTGTGGCGATGCCCGCGCCGATGCGCAAAGACGTCGTCTCTGACGGCGGCAAGCGCGACGATGTGCTGGCCAATGCGCCAAAATCAGAGGACGGCTTTTTTGTTGTCCCGCGGTCAGTGGAATAG